The nucleotide window AATTCCTGCTTTTGATACAATTGAATATAAACCAACAGGGACAGTATATTTATCTGCAGTGTTTAAAAACATAACAGCTGTAAATAGTTCATTCCAGTTATTAACAAACGAAAAACTTAAAATTGCAGATAATCCAGGAAGCATTAATGGAACAGTAATTTTAAATAATGATTGTATTTCATTACATCCGTCAATTAAAGCAGCTTCTTCTATGCTCTTTGGAATTCTATCAAAAAAACCTTTAGCCATAATTGTGCTAAATGCTGCACCAAAACCACTATATACTATTATTATACTAATTAATTTATTAATCAAATGGAATTTTGAGAACATAATGTATTGTGGAACCATAATTAGATAGGACGGTATCATTTGGGAGAAAAATAGATATAAAATAACAATATATCTCCATTTGAACTCTTTTCGAGATAATATATACCCACTTAACATTGCAAAAATTGTTGAGATAAAAGCTGCAATTAAAGAAACAAAAATACTATTAGAAAAATATTGTTTGAAATTAACAAATTCAAATAATTTTCTGTATCCGTATAAACTTGGATTATTTGTCCAATATTTTATTGGAAATGTATATAATTCATATACAGGTTTAAATGAAGTTAATATAATCCAGTAAAGAGGAAATATAGCAAATAATAAAAATAATGCTAATAATATAAATCGTACAATTTGCCATATTGTTTTTTTCTTCATAATGAAAACTCCTTTTTAGAAGTCAATTTTAAATACATAATAGTATATAATACAAGAACAGTAACTATAATTACACCATGAGCAGCAGCTTTACTATAATTTGATTCATAAAATACAGTATTAATCATTTTTACTGATAATATTTCTGTGCTTCCAGCAGGTCCGCCTCGAGTCATTCCATATATAACATCAGGGAAATTCATAACCCATATTATTCTTAATAAAATAGTATTTATTAATGTAGGTTTAATATATGGAATAGTTATTTTAAAAAGTTTTGTAAAATAACCTGCACCATCAATTTCAGCTGCTTCATACAATGAATCTGGTATTGATTGCAATGCGGCTAAAATCATAATAGCGAAAAATGGTATTCCATACCAAACATTAACTAATATAACAGAAAACATTGCCAATGACGGATCAGATAAAAAGTTAAAACCTTCTTTAATAAAGCCTATTCGTAATAATATATCGTTTATTACTCCAAATTGACCATTAAGTAACCATGACCATATTAGTCCTATAGCAAAACCAGATATTGCCCATGGATAAAAAACAAACCCTGCATATAATCCTCTTCCTTTAAACGGTTCTTTCATTAATAATGCCAGAATAAACCCAAAGATTAATTGAAAAAATACAGAAAAGAAAATCCATTTTATTGTATTCCAGACAATATCAATGTAAAAAACATCAGAAAAGATTTCTTTATAATTTTCAAAACCTACCCATTTGACTTTTCCAAAATTAAAAATAGAATAATTTTTGAAAGAAAGCAAAACCCCACTTATCGTGGGGTATAAAATAATAAATGAAATTAAAAGAATTGTTGGCAATAGCATAAGTATAATAAATTTTCTTTGTTTCATTTAATCACCTATTTAATACCAGCATCTTTCCAGAAGTCTGACCATTGTTTTAAACATCTAACAACAGAAAGTTTTCCTAATAATACCTGTTGCATAGTTTTTTCTTGAAATTCATTCCATTTTCCCCAATTTTCATTATCTAATGGATATTGTGTGAATTGATAATGTTTAGGATCTTTAAACATTTCTGTCCATCCTTCGAAAATATTAGAACTAAAATATGAGTCGTATTTATAGACGGACTTTAATATAGGTAAAGCACCATAACTCTTACTCCAATATCCGTTGATTTCTGAAGAACTAACAAATTTTATAAATTTCCATGCTAAATCTTTGTGTTTGGAATATGTTGGTATTCCCCAACCAACAAAGCCAAATGTTGGATAAGCTTTTCCGCTTACACCAACAGGCAATGGGGCAGTTTTATATTGCCCAGGTTTTAACATTTCATTTAGCATACCTGTGGTATCAGGATCCTGGAATAATAGCGGAGTTATACCAGAAACAAAAGCGTTAACCTGTTCATCCCATCCCCAATTAACAGAATCTTTTGGAGCAGTATCTTTAAATAAGCTAACATAAAAGTTTAATCCTTCAATAGCTCTAGGGTCATCAAAAATTAATTTCCCATCCTTTGTTAAATACATATTATTTGGATCAATATCATCAAAGAAAGAAGTTACTACAATATCTATAAATGCAGTAGGGTATCCTTTTCCTCTGAAGTCAAAACCATATTGATTTTTCCCAGATTCTGTAAGTTTTTTTGCCATATCGTACATTTCTTGCATTGTTTTAGGGTAATTTTTAAATCCGTATTTAGATAAAATATCAGGTCTATAAAATAACGTTTTTACAAATATTCCATGAGGCAATAAATAAGGTGTATTTTTATATATACTTGCAGCTTCTAAAACCCCATCTATTAAATCATTTTTTTCTGGCCAATTATTAATATAAGGAGTTAAATCTTCTAATTTTCCCATTGCAGCTAAAGTGCTTAAATTCCAATCTCCAATTTCTACAATGTCAAGTGGTTGTTCTGTGCTAACCATTAAATTTATTTTTTGATATGCTGTCTCATAAGGTGGTGAGATGACATTTATTTTTATTCCGGGATTTAATGTTTCAAACATTTCAATTATTTTGTTTAATGTAGGTGTTCTCCACGGACTTGAAAATGCTTCAATTAGATTTAACGTGATAACTTCTTCTGAAAATACAAATAGAGAAACTAAAAGAATAGAAATAATCAAAAACAACCTTTTCATACATAACACCCCCTGACTTATGATTGTGTTTACAATTTAGATCGTCCAAACAGTAAAGCCGCTCAAACCTTGATTGTTAATCTTCAAAAATAGCTCATTCTCGCCGATCGTATCAGACTCACATCCATGTTCGGCTTCACTCAATTTTGCATCCGTGCAAAATTGACCGGCTTCATTCGCCATTTTTTCAGACAATCTGCGAGTTTTCGCTTGCTTTACTTTTTAGACATTCTATTCACAATTTATTATATCATATTTAACATAGATTAATCAAAAAGTTTTTTTCTAAATTTTACATATATTAAAAACAATTATGATATACTTAATCATAAAATGGTTTTAGGAGGAAATATATGAATATAGGAAAGTGGTTATTTGCATCTGGAGTTTTACATCGAGTTAGGAAACCTGCAAGATATATAGGTGGAGAATATAATTTAAAAATAAAAAAAGTGGAAAATAAAATAAGAATCGGATTGATGTTTCCTGATTTATATGAAGTTGGAATGTCTCATACAGGATTTCAAATATTAATACATTCATTTAATCAAAAGGAAAATGTATTTGCGGAAAGAATTTTTTTACCTTGGAAAGATATGATAGAAGAAATGAAAAATGCAAATATTCCGTTATATACTCTGGAAACATATACACCAATAAAAAAAATGGATTTAATTGGAATAACGCTTCAATATGAGCTTTCATATACAAATATTATTCATGCTTTAAAACTTGGAAATATACCAATATATTCTAAAGATAGAACAGAAAATGATCCTATAATTATAGCAGGCGGCCCTAGTGCATCTAATCCGGAACCCATTGCTGATTTTATCGATGCTTTTTATAATGGCGATGGCGAAGCAGTAATAGATGATTTAATAGAAATATTATCCGGTGATTTAACCAGAGAAGAAAAAATAAAAAGAATTTATGAAACAGAAGGTTTTTATGTGCCGAAATATTATAAATTAAAGGAGACTGAATCAGGGTTTGTAGTTCCGGATTATGAGAAAAGGATAAAAATACGAAAAATTAGGAATCTCAATAATATGGCATTTCCAACTGAGCAAATTGTTCCTAAAATTAGAACTATACATAATAGAGCGATAGTGGAGATAATGAGGGGATGTAATAGAGGATGTAGATTTTGTCATGCGGGGTTTTATTATAGACCAGTAAGAGAAAGAACAGCGGAAAAAATAATAAAATTATCTTTGGAAACGCTTGAAAAGACAGGTTATAATGAACTATCCCTATTATCTTTAAGCACGTTAGATTATACTGATTTGGAAAATGTTTTAAATGAATTAGAACCATTTCTTAAAGAAAATAGAATTTCCATATCTCTTCCTTCAAGTAGAGTTGATAAATTTGGAATAGAAATTGGAAGCAAAATATCAGGTGCAAGAAAAACAGGATTAACCTTTGCACCAGAAGCTGGTTCTCAAAGGTTAAGGGATGTGATTAATAAAAATATATCTGAAGAAGAAATTTTGAATGTTGTAGAATATGCTAAAAAAAGTGGCTGGAGAAGGATAAAATTATATTTCATGATAGGTCTTCCAACAGAAACAGAAGAAGATGTGAGAGCCATAGTTGAATTAACAAAAAAAATAAAAAAAGAAATAAAAATAAAGGATATAACAGTGAATGTGTCAATATTTATTCCAAAGCCGCATACACCTTTTGAAAAAGAGAGATTTTATCAACCAAAAGAGATAAAAGAAAAAATAAAGATATTAAATGAAGTGAAACGTTTTGCTAAATTAAAAGTACATGATCCGTACATTAGTTTAATTGAAGCGTTATTGTCAAGAGGAGATAGAAGATTATCAGAACTAATATATAAAGTAGCATTAGAAGAAAATGCAATATTTGATGAGTGGGATGAAGAATTTGATTTCAGAAAATGGGCAAGAAAAATAAATGAATTAGGCATTGATACTAAAAAATATCTTGAAAAAATAGAAACTAATGAATTACCATGGAAAATAATAGATATTTTATTAAAGGATGATTTTATAAATAACGAGATGAAAAAAGCGACAGATGGAAAAACAACAGATGATTGTCGATGGGATATATGTACATTATGTGGTGTATGCATAAAAACAGGATTAAAAAATATTTTAGTTAAGCGGGTGGAAAAATGAAAGAATTTGATTTTTTGAAAGAAAAAGTAATTGAAGTTGGAAAAAAACTTCTTGAATGGAGAGAAAAAGAATTTACAATATCGAGCAAATCATCAAAACATGATTTAGTAACTTCTTTGGATTTGAGAGTTCAAGAATTTTTATATAATACATTAACACAAAAATTTCCAGATATAGGTTTTTTAGGTGAAGAAAATGGAAAAGATAAAAAACCTAAAACAAATGGGTATTGGGTAATAGATCCAATAGATGGAACTGTTAATTTTTCTAAAATGCTACCAATGTTTTGTATATCCGCTGCTTATGTTGAAAATGATGAACCAAAATATGGTATAATATATGCTCCAGTAATAAATCAAATTATAACAGCCGAAGAAAATAAAGGCATAAAGTATAATGATGAAAAAATTATACCAAATTGGGCTAAAAGTTTGGATGATGCAATGATTTCAATGGGAAACATAAGAGGAAAAACGTTTAAATTTTTTGAATCCTTTGAGACAAAGGTTATGAGAATAAGATTACTTGGGACCGCAGCATTACAAATTGCATATGTTGGTACAGGTTATTTTGATGCATTTATTTCGGTAAAAGGCAATCCCTGGGATGTTGCAGCTGGTTATATAATAGTAAAAGAAGCCGGGGGAATAATTACTGATTA belongs to Marinitoga sp. 1197 and includes:
- a CDS encoding carbohydrate ABC transporter permease, which produces MKKKTIWQIVRFILLALFLLFAIFPLYWIILTSFKPVYELYTFPIKYWTNNPSLYGYRKLFEFVNFKQYFSNSIFVSLIAAFISTIFAMLSGYILSRKEFKWRYIVILYLFFSQMIPSYLIMVPQYIMFSKFHLINKLISIIIVYSGFGAAFSTIMAKGFFDRIPKSIEEAALIDGCNEIQSLFKITVPLMLPGLSAILSFSFVNNWNELFTAVMFLNTADKYTVPVGLYSIVSKAGIQWNVLSAGIVIALLPTIIVFSIAQKYIISGLTQGSLKD
- a CDS encoding carbohydrate ABC transporter permease, which produces MKQRKFIILMLLPTILLISFIILYPTISGVLLSFKNYSIFNFGKVKWVGFENYKEIFSDVFYIDIVWNTIKWIFFSVFFQLIFGFILALLMKEPFKGRGLYAGFVFYPWAISGFAIGLIWSWLLNGQFGVINDILLRIGFIKEGFNFLSDPSLAMFSVILVNVWYGIPFFAIMILAALQSIPDSLYEAAEIDGAGYFTKLFKITIPYIKPTLINTILLRIIWVMNFPDVIYGMTRGGPAGSTEILSVKMINTVFYESNYSKAAAHGVIIVTVLVLYTIMYLKLTSKKEFSL
- a CDS encoding ABC transporter substrate-binding protein, whose translation is MKRLFLIISILLVSLFVFSEEVITLNLIEAFSSPWRTPTLNKIIEMFETLNPGIKINVISPPYETAYQKINLMVSTEQPLDIVEIGDWNLSTLAAMGKLEDLTPYINNWPEKNDLIDGVLEAASIYKNTPYLLPHGIFVKTLFYRPDILSKYGFKNYPKTMQEMYDMAKKLTESGKNQYGFDFRGKGYPTAFIDIVVTSFFDDIDPNNMYLTKDGKLIFDDPRAIEGLNFYVSLFKDTAPKDSVNWGWDEQVNAFVSGITPLLFQDPDTTGMLNEMLKPGQYKTAPLPVGVSGKAYPTFGFVGWGIPTYSKHKDLAWKFIKFVSSSEINGYWSKSYGALPILKSVYKYDSYFSSNIFEGWTEMFKDPKHYQFTQYPLDNENWGKWNEFQEKTMQQVLLGKLSVVRCLKQWSDFWKDAGIK
- a CDS encoding TIGR03960 family B12-binding radical SAM protein, whose product is MNIGKWLFASGVLHRVRKPARYIGGEYNLKIKKVENKIRIGLMFPDLYEVGMSHTGFQILIHSFNQKENVFAERIFLPWKDMIEEMKNANIPLYTLETYTPIKKMDLIGITLQYELSYTNIIHALKLGNIPIYSKDRTENDPIIIAGGPSASNPEPIADFIDAFYNGDGEAVIDDLIEILSGDLTREEKIKRIYETEGFYVPKYYKLKETESGFVVPDYEKRIKIRKIRNLNNMAFPTEQIVPKIRTIHNRAIVEIMRGCNRGCRFCHAGFYYRPVRERTAEKIIKLSLETLEKTGYNELSLLSLSTLDYTDLENVLNELEPFLKENRISISLPSSRVDKFGIEIGSKISGARKTGLTFAPEAGSQRLRDVINKNISEEEILNVVEYAKKSGWRRIKLYFMIGLPTETEEDVRAIVELTKKIKKEIKIKDITVNVSIFIPKPHTPFEKERFYQPKEIKEKIKILNEVKRFAKLKVHDPYISLIEALLSRGDRRLSELIYKVALEENAIFDEWDEEFDFRKWARKINELGIDTKKYLEKIETNELPWKIIDILLKDDFINNEMKKATDGKTTDDCRWDICTLCGVCIKTGLKNILVKRVEK
- a CDS encoding inositol monophosphatase family protein, which produces MKEFDFLKEKVIEVGKKLLEWREKEFTISSKSSKHDLVTSLDLRVQEFLYNTLTQKFPDIGFLGEENGKDKKPKTNGYWVIDPIDGTVNFSKMLPMFCISAAYVENDEPKYGIIYAPVINQIITAEENKGIKYNDEKIIPNWAKSLDDAMISMGNIRGKTFKFFESFETKVMRIRLLGTAALQIAYVGTGYFDAFISVKGNPWDVAAGYIIVKEAGGIITDYYGNKTNIFNKKNIYSNPYIYKDIIKNLQGVLL